The following is a genomic window from Salvelinus fontinalis isolate EN_2023a chromosome 11, ASM2944872v1, whole genome shotgun sequence.
TCGTGGAAATTCTAATAAATAATGAGTAGAGACAAGGTCAATCACCAATCAGGATATTACTTTATTCAAACCTTATTAATAAGGGAACATAGAGCAATTGCTTCTAGGATAATGAGGCTGGTCAACTCAACACTCCCAAGTGTTGTGGCTAGCAGCTCTGTCACAAAGAATACAAACTATATTTTATAGCAAGGATATACCCTCTTAGTCtccatgacaaacaacagatgtatggaatgggtcacaaggtgagACTTGATATATGATCAAGGAGTATCCCCCAGCCAGATAGCATTTGTTATGAAAACTGTTCTTATTGTACAGAGCTTAGGCCCCTAAGACGAGGCTCTGATCTCGTCCCTGGTACAGAAACACCAACTACTTATATGGCATAAATCAATTGTAGTCCTGAGGCGAGTGAGCCTCTgggtcatacactatcccaggatagGTGTAACATCAGAGATGacgtacaatggttccagacactaccCCACACAACTTGTCTCAGAACTTTTCTCCTCCAAggccaaaggagggagtgactggcgcacaGACAAGTAATTTTCTCCTAGTATTTGTATAGTATGAAAACGTTCCAACAACAGCTAAATCTATGGATGTTACGAAGCCTGTTTCCAGATCTTTAAATGATGCTCTTTTAACACAGCCCTACCCAAAGCTACACTGACCATAACACCAAACCCTGCATACGCTGGCGAGACAATTACTCTGACGTGTTCAGTGGGGTCTGACAGTGGCTGGAGCTACACATGGTACAAAGACAACACTATTAAAGAAGTGACCTTGTCTGGCAGACACTCTACAACAGGAGCCACCTTCACCATCAGTAGAGCTGCTGAGTCTGACCAGGGTCTCTACTGGTGTCAGGGAGAGATCCAGTCCAGATCCATATCATCAATCACCAGTGATCCTGTCACTATCACTGTGGAAGGTGAGtaattgtgtggtgtgtgtgtgtgtgtgtgtgtgtgtgtgtgtgtgtgtgtgtgtgtgtgtgtgtgtgtgtgtgtgtgtgtgtgtgtgtgtgtgtgtgtgtgtgtgtgtgtgtgtgtgtgtgtgtgtgtgtgtgtgtgtgtgtgtggacatcaCTGTATATGTCAGTAATCTGATGACCAGATCTTGGTAAATCAGACTGCATACTGTATGTTCAGAAATGACAACTTATGATATGGTCATGTTGTGATGAATGCTGATCAACATTATTTTACATTCTAAGGTGTGTGATAATGTTTATtttctgtgttgtgtctgtgcaGAGAGACCTGTGGCTGTTCTGACCCTCCAACCCAACTGGCCCCAGATATTCAGTGGAGAGACTGTCAATCTCAGATGTGACATACAGGGGGGAGAAGAGATTGAGTATGCGTTTTATAACAGTGGGAAGTCGATCTACACGAATACAGAGCCTGAGTACAGAATCAGTCCTGCAAAGAATGGTCTATATACCTGTGAAGGTCTTCAGAAAATAAATGGCTTAAAACACTCCCAGACCAGTAATGCTATACAATTGGCCGTGTTAGGTAAGTCTGTTTTTATGGGATtgcaagagaaagagacagaatagTGAGACAAAGACAAAAGGAATGAGGTCAAATAGCAGACAGTGAGATCAATGATCAATTATATTTAGATTTTAGGGTAAGGTACTATACCATAATAACAAAATTGGTAATTTTTATCTTAAATTATTTgaacatttaagtaatttaattGTGTCATTATCCTTCATAACAGATAAACCCCAAGCTCTCCTGAGTGTCTCTCCTCAGTGGCTGCACCCTGGAGACTCAGTTACTCTGAGCTGTGGGGTTAAAGAGTCATCTACAGGCTGGAGGTTCTTCTGGTACAGAACTGTTCCCTACACAGCTGGGTTACTGTCCCTATCAGACAGGTCCTACTCTGTAGAGCCTCTATCTGGAGATGGGACTACTGAAGACTCCTACACTCTGATCCCTGCTGGTCCAAGTCACACAGGAGGATATGTGTGTAGAGCTGGGAGAGGAGACCCAGTCTATGACACACTCTACAGTGAACCTCAGTTTCTCTGGTCAGGAGGTAACTAACTGCATTGAAACTGCATTTAATCACATTTAAGTCACCCTCATGTGTATATATAACCACTGTGTAcgtttgtctctgtcactctttATTTCAGATCCGCAACCATCAGTGTCTCTCAAAATAAGACCTAACAGAACTCAACACTTTACATCAAAGTCTCTCTCACTAAGCTGTGAGGAGAAGAGGAACTCTACTGGATGGAGACTGaagaaatacagagagaaagcagtggagtcagtgtgtgtctctaactgGGGATCAATAGCAGGGTCCACATGTACCATCAGGTCCACATACACAGGGGACAGTGGAGTGTACTGGTGTGAGTCTGGATCAGGAGAGTACAGTAATGCTGTCAACATCACAGTGGACGGTAAGTCTTTTGTCCAACATTCACTAACCTTTTTTACATTACAATGTATGATAATTATGTTAAATTCTGTAACTGAATGGTTGCATTTCATAGAATACAAGCTCATCAGATGTTAATATAGTGTGAGTGATTACTCCAGATTTACAGTTTTATTGACATGCTATGTTACACAGTTGGCCCTCTGATCTTGGAGAGCCCTGCCTATCCCATGACTGAGGGAGACTCTGTGACTCTACGCTGTACAAATAGATATCAGGAAACAAACCCAATACCGAAGGTTGATTTCTACAAAGATGGAGTATTCATCAGGATTGAGACCACAGGAGAAATGACCATCCCTACAGTTTCCAAGTCAGATGAAGGCTTCTATAAGTGTAAATCTAATGAAGGAGAATCACCAGAGAGCTGGGTGACAGTGAGAGGTGAAAAACATATTATAATCACATGACCTTTTCATAATATCTGTGGTCATCAGTCATTTGTTGTGTTAAAAAGCATACTGTAGGTTTGGAGTTACAAGCTCAGGCTGGTCATCTGATCTCAAGTCAGTTGCCAAATATATAATGTATCTACAGAATTGTTTCACTTTGTCCACTactttatttagattttttttttacttcctcAGAGTCTGATGGTAATTTGCTGTTCTCTCTCCAGGCGTAACTCCTGGACCCTCTACATCAGTCCTAGTAGGAGTGGTTGTGGGCCTGGTTGTTGCTGGTGTTCTACTGGCCATTCTCCTGGTACTGCTGTGTCCATATAAAAACGCCGGAGGTGAGACTTTTATAATTTGTTATTAAACTTTTTTGTTCATGTTTAGGAGAAAAATGTCTAATTGCAAAAGTTCAAAACATTGATGACCTGATATAATAGTATGCATTTCTCATTACAGGTTCCTGTTGCAACAGGACTTTCTCGTGAGTACACCTGTCTTTCAACTACGTTCCTTTTCATACAGTAAAATAGAATCTGTGTTTTTCAtgactatctctctccctgtaggccCCCCCAGACCCAGAGCACGAACCAACAGGAACAAGAATCTACCCAGGGCCAGGCTCCTGATGCTGTGTATACACGTCTGCAGCATGGTCAGTCTCTTAGTCCACACCACTGTTACCCTCCCCTCTCTGTAATTTCACACACTGACTTTTCACCATTCACTTTGTATACAACATGTTACTGTACTTTAAGTCCCTAGACAAGCATGAGGGAAAACCAACACATTCATCTTTCTATCTGTTCTTTGATCAACAGGTGGCGCTAACATCTACGATGCAATCACTCTCTCAGACAATAATGACAATGGTATTGTATACCGTCTGTGAAGTTTAGCATGAATACAGGGTagagttgttgttgctgttatTTTTCATATGTTTAATATTACTAGCATACTAACAGTAAGTAGAGATATTAGTGTATTACCTGTATGTTTCAGATGCTGGTGCTGCTACTGCTGGACCAAGTGATGTGATGTACGCCAAGATTCAACTCAAAGAGTTGGACAAGAAAAAGAAAAGTAATTCTCAACCGTCCCATACATTAATACAAAATGCTGCATTGTTTTTTACTCATGAAAAAAGTCCTCCTCCTCAGAAATGCCAGCTGATCCAAAAGAAAATCCAGTCTATTCTGAGGTCAAGATGGGGAAGACCACAGGTAAGACTCATTCTACAGGTTGGCAGTCAGTGAAATATAAATGTGCGATTTTGGAGTTTCAATGAAGATGCAGAATATGCAATAAGCTAATTCCTTCATTTGTTGACTGGAAATGTACATTTTCAGCAGCAACTGGACTTGTTGATGTGACCTATGCTGAGGTTGACCTTTTTATCATTCTGCATATAACTGGTTATATTATTCTGATGTGTTATCCTTACCCCTTACAGAAACTGCAAATCCACCTGAGGCAGATTTGGTCTATTCTCAAGTGAAGCCAGGCACATCCCCAGGTAAGACTAAATATAGTCGTATGCTATTGATATTTAATATGATACTAATATGGAACTAATTCTTCAATGTCAAAGTATACTGTATCAATTGTTAGGTTCTGAACAAACTGTAGTAAAAACTCAGACGGACAACTAgaaaaagctcaaaccaagtttattccccCACTGGGTCATACATCTGCGAAGACAAGGCATGATTACACAAGCACATATATTTATAACCTTGTAATAGGCGGGGTCAACTCCTTACAAATCTAGACAACCAATACATCTCCGTTGCTAGGCAGGAATTGAATTGGTACCTCTCACTGGTGTAGTCATAGACCTGCCTGATACTAAAACATTTGTGGCCATGGAAGTGTATGTGTGAgataggactgtaggactgtagtaGGAGAGTCACTGTGGTGGGCCTCTCTGGCCTCCCTCCCAGAGGTTTCTTCTCACTTCATCTGTTGATTCGACGTCAAGACGCATTCTTCGCTCCTCCCTAGTTCCgcagctggcctgccttatcagagaCTAACTATTGCCCTTCATCTCCCTCCTAAGAAACATggaacagaatatgaactttctACACTCAGTAACTTTCCACACACCTAGTTCCCATCTACCCTTCATTGGCCCCAACATATACATTCCTTATACATGTGAAGTAATCAATCGATTCTAGAATGAtaacatgaataagtatatttcaagcTAGATTTCAACACTACTTAAAGGACGTCTATTTGTTTGATTCTTAAGAGTTTGTTTGACTGCGTGTCCTAAACTACTTTGTGTGGTGATATGTTGCAGGTCcttgagggatggatggatggagggatagcgGGATGGCgggacacacgcaaacacacacacacgcacgcacgcacgcacgcacacatgcacgcacgcacgcacaataACACCTTGTACATTAAGgatttttttcttattttatttatCAACAGATATATTGGATTTAAGCATGGTTTGATTGTGTATTACTGTAACAGCctgttgtattgtatggtgtaaTGATAACAGATCTTATCTGCAGCTACAGTAATTGTATCTGCTTTGTATTGTGTATTGAATTGTATTGTTTTGTTGTAAATGTATTACAATGGATTATCTTTGATTTATTATGTCTGTTATTCAGATGATAGAATAACATATTTGCATATGTTTTTCCAAAATATTATAAGTATTATTCATGTTTTCTTCTAATGGCCTGTACTTTTACATTATCTTTGCATTATGCTTTTTtataaactttttttatttttatccacCTGATGGAATGAGTGCTTTCTTACAGTAAATGGATGTTAGCATCGTAAATGTTTACATACAACCTAATTCGGTCGAACCTCCTTTAAGTCTAGTATAGATCTTAGGCTCCCAAATGTTtaggttaaaggggcaatctgctatttctgcatccatttttggacttaattATATCTACCCATTGAATCTTGAGAAATATAACATAAATGCCTCATGAACAAAGTTCAAATGCCGAACACCATTTTTCAGAATTACTTTTGGGGGAAGAGTGTGCCTGAAAAGAACAGTTCTTATCAGTTTTACGATGTCATATACTCTGCTGGAGTTCTGAGGAGCTGGTTAGTTCTGGTACTGTGTATCACTTTTTTAATATTGAAATGTGGACATGCACGTCTATGATGGCAAAGGGATCTTCCAAGTAAGCAAAGGTAAGACTCATTAGCCAGGGTGTGGTATCTAAAGGGAAACAATATTAAATATTTTCATTTCTGTGTTGAATTCCACATAGTAACCTACGTATGAATGACTACCAGTTCTCCCATATTACCTCCTCATCCTACAGACAGGTCATGACGATTAATGACATCAGTGGTGTATGACTGACTGCTATTTCCAGTGTCCCTGCATGGTCTGGGAGGTCACTGTTCCAGTTAGGGTGTTTCCATGTCTATGTGTTTATGTCTATGTTGTCAGACAGATACCCAGCAGCCCGGTCATTGTCACTGCTCCTGAGAAACAGAAACAGGTCGCCACGGAGACCACAAATCACAGGAAGTGACATCACCACAAGATGTTACCTGAAACGTAGAAGGAGGGCCTTTGTCAGTATCCTGGGACCCACTACCTTCTGAAAAAGTTGGCAGGTGTTTCATGTCCCTCAGCCACACTGACCTATATAGCATGCAGAAGAAGTCATGCAAACACTTCTGCAGGTATATGAAGCCAAGATGAAAATGCACACACTGTTATGATATTtttgctctctctcactcgctctctctaaccttcctctctctgtctttctcttcctatgtctctttctctctctgtctatcatttTCTATctttgtctgtctcgctctctctctctctctctctcttccccaatccctctctctatctccctcctttCTGTTTCTCTGCAACATTGAGTGGTCTGCTCATAAAGTAACAAAGCTACCGGTGTCTGTGAAACACCATGACCATGAACCACACAACCAGCAGCAGCTAGGAACCACACTCCAAAACCACCACCATCAGACTGATCAACACAGTGACAGACCCCAAAACTCATCTTCTAACTCTCAAGCTGAGTGAAGGGGTATTTTCAGAGAGCAACTGTAGAATGTGACTTCTTTTTCAGCTATCATACAGGAATTATTTTATAGAACAGCAGCCCTCATCAAAAGGAAGtctctgctctttctcctctctactctTTCTTCTCTGTGTGTTTTGGATAGTCAACTGCTAGCTACCAGTGACAGTGATAGATAGGGACATGTAGCCAGAGGAAACAGTCATACAACACCATAAAGAGATGTCTGGTGGTCCCTTCTCCTGCTTCTCGGAACAGGAAATATTCCTTCTCCTACCTCCACTATGGTAAGTTTTATAATGATTTGTATTGATTTGAACATTTTAAACACAATACAACTGAGGTTAGCTGGCTTGGCTTGCCACCTGACAACTGAGCAAAGGTTTGAGGGAAGGCCAacacatctatctatctatctatctatctaccaatcAATGTGCTTGGTGGGTGCAATATGAAACAAACATCTGCACATTTTGATGTCAAACCACAAGCTCTGATCTCGTCAATTCAGGTCTCTATTCTTGTTCCATCCTAGTGTCTTCCAATAATGAGGAAGGAACCAGTATGTGGCAATGTAGCCAACCATAAAGAAGAAGTTGATCAAAATGTAAACACGCTGTCAACGGCTATTCTATTTTCCATCTTTGTACATTTCTCTAGAATcattctctctgtttttctgtgtACGGTGAAGAGGTGTGATCTCAGAGTGAAGTGGTGTGATCTAAGCAGACTGTCATCATATAGGAAGTAAAGGCGTTTGTTAGAAGGACTGTAGTTGTAGAGAAAGTCACTTGTCTGTGGGGACAGAATGGAGCACACCTTGCTCTGTTTGCTGCTATGTAAGTACtgagttagtgtgtttgtttatgAACACTAATTACCTGATTTACTAAGAATTTGAGGTAAAAAGGAATAAGACATGAATGTAAATGGTGTTTTATCCCTTATTGAGAACATGCAAACGCTTAGTAAACAGCACTAATAGGAAATTGCAGCAAATATCTTGTAGGAATATATGAAGCGAGAGTGAGTGACCACTCTACATTGATGTTGTATCTCCGTGTGAGCTTTTCTAGCCAATGCCATGCAGACCTGGTTAGTGTGGTGGTGTGCATTTAACCAGGTCCTTACTCAGGAACTAAAGAGTGGTGCTAACTCAGTGGTTGCAAAATGTGTTGTCAATGACAATGAATATAAAATGCTGCAGTAATGTAATCCAAAATACCACAAAACAGTCAGCCTGCGCTTGTTGTGGTATacggctgagggatggggctaagGAAATTCATTCATCTACATTGTTTACAATAATTGTAATAAAATAACCATATTGTAGGTTATGATGGGATAAGACAGTTGTACTAAGCTAATGAGGGAATTCAAAATTATActctttgtcacgttcctgacctatttatgttagtttttgtgtgttagttggtcaggacgtgaggttgggtgggcattctatgttatctgtttctatgttggtttcggtttgcctggtatggctcttgattagaggcaggtggtttgcgtttgcctctagttaagagtcatatttaggtagggcattctcactgtttgtttgtgggtgattgtctcctgtgtcagtatgtttgttcgtaccacactggactgtagcgtttgtttgtttcgttttcgtttcgatgtcgtctgtttcctgtacgtaagtttatgtctagttatgtaagtttatgttcaggtttcgtcaacgtcgttttgttattttgtagtttggaaagtgtttgtttcgtttcgtgttttgccatcatcgtgtttaataaagatggcttatttccctgagcctgcgttttggtctgaagatccttctctcctcacctcgtcagaggatgaggagagcgtcacccgttacagaatcacccaccaagctaagaccaagcggcaaagggaaactaaacggagtaagggacaggagagaaaggatttctggacatgggagcaaataatgaatggagaaggtccctgggctaaggcaggagaaaatcgccgtcccaaagctgagctggaggcacggaggagagcagaggctaccgaggagaggaaccggagctatgagggaacgcgtctggcacggaagccaaaaaagcccgtgagtaattcccaaaaatttcttgggggggggctaggagatagtgggccaagggcaggtaggagacctgcgcccacttcccaggcttaccgtggagagcgggagtacgggcaggcgccgtgttacgcagtagagcgcacggtgtctcctgtacgagtgcatagcccagtgcgggttattccacctccccgcactggtagggctagattgggtattgagccaggtgtcatgaggccggctcaacgcgtctggtctccagtgcgtctcctcgggccggcatacatggcacctgccttacgcatggtttccccggttcgcctacatagcccggtgcgggttattccacctccccgcactggtcgggcaaccgggggtattcaaccaggtaaggttgggcaagctcaatgctcaagagtgccagtacgcctccacggtccggtatttccggcaccacctccccgccccagcctagtacctacagtgtatacactacgcactaggctaccagtgcgtatcctgagccctgttcctcctccacgcactctccctgtagtgcgtgtatctagcccggtgcctccagttccggccccacgcactaagctaccagtgcgtctccagagccctgtacacactgtatattctccccctactaatcctgatgtgcttgtcctcagcccggcgtcaccagtgccggtaccacgcatcagggatagagtaggctttgagaatacagtgtgccctgtccctgctccccgcactagtaggaaggtgcttgtcattagcacggtgcctccagttctggcaccacgcaccaggtctacagtgcgccatatccggccagagccatccgtctccccagcgccatctgagccatccgtctcctcagcgccatctgagccatccgtctccccagcgccatctgagccatccgtctccccagcgccgtctgagccatccgtctccccagcgccgtctgagccatccgtctgccaggagcctgcaaagccgcccgtctgccatgagcctgcaaagccgcccgtctgccatgagcctacagagccgtcagccagacaggagccgctagagccgtcagccagacaggatctgccagagccgtcagccagacaggatctgccagagccgccaaccagacaggatctgccagagccgccaaccagacaggatctgccagagccgccaaccagacaggatct
Proteins encoded in this region:
- the LOC129864707 gene encoding Fc receptor-like protein 5 encodes the protein MDQIQTFKTEIESLKTDQQKEKHYLRAEIRATADALVQSQAALAESHSSLAESQAENDALKRAWNKMESQSMPGTPFNTALPKATLTITPNPAYAGETITLTCSVGSDSGWSYTWYKDNTIKEVTLSGRHSTTGATFTISRAAESDQGLYWCQGEIQSRSISSITSDPVTITVEERPVAVLTLQPNWPQIFSGETVNLRCDIQGGEEIEYAFYNSGKSIYTNTEPEYRISPAKNGLYTCEGLQKINGLKHSQTSNAIQLAVLDKPQALLSVSPQWLHPGDSVTLSCGVKESSTGWRFFWYRTVPYTAGLLSLSDRSYSVEPLSGDGTTEDSYTLIPAGPSHTGGYVCRAGRGDPVYDTLYSEPQFLWSGDPQPSVSLKIRPNRTQHFTSKSLSLSCEEKRNSTGWRLKKYREKAVESVCVSNWGSIAGSTCTIRSTYTGDSGVYWCESGSGEYSNAVNITVDVGPLILESPAYPMTEGDSVTLRCTNRYQETNPIPKVDFYKDGVFIRIETTGEMTIPTVSKSDEGFYKCKSNEGESPESWVTVRGVTPGPSTSVLVGVVVGLVVAGVLLAILLVLLCPYKNAGGSCCNRTFSPPQTQSTNQQEQESTQGQAPDAVYTRLQHGGANIYDAITLSDNNDNGIVYRL